The stretch of DNA cagagagtgagagatagagaaagtgaggaagatggagatgaagagatcgagggagagagagagtgctggTGGCTGAGAGCTGGCTGGAGGCAGCCGGGTGCGGTCGCGAGCTGCCATGGCAGCAAAGCGGCAGCAGCGGTGGCGACGCGGGGCAGCAGCGGTGGCGACGCGGGGCAGCAGCGGTGGCGACGCGGGGCAGCAGCGGCGGCGCACGGCCATGGGAGGCGGAGCTGGAGGCGGCGTGGGCCGGAGGCAGGCACGACGTCAGCGGAGGGCCGGATGGCGAAGGCAAGCCGCGGCCATGCGCGGTTGCAGGCTGCCTGGGTGCGTGGGGAAGATGATGAACATGAGCGTGcgcgcggaagaagaagaaaaagaaggaagggagaagaagaaatgaagaagaggaagaacaagaagaaaaagaaagaaagaagaatgagaaaagaagaaaaagaaggaaaggaaaggagaagaagaagcgagttgcaggaagaagaagaagaggaggaggagaagaagaagaaaagaaagaaaataaaaaaaaaaagaaaaaaatatgaaaaataatggaattttgggatttttttggCAGGAAAAGTGATTAGGTACGTGgataaaaattagtagaaatgtgatatgtttaaattataaattttacgcgattagaattttattttgggtccaattttattaattttgggagttattttatttgtagcgtgtattaatttggtggtgtttaagCGGGAAAACGCTGTAAATGACTAGATACAAGCAAGCTCTCTTCTACTCTtgcgatctctttccattttatgatccgctcgtcttcccttaattcgtttcggtatcgcgtattaattattcgaaatgaggattttattagcgtgatttaatttaaattaaatatgagattcattggggttttatttacgatgtgtctacgtgggattttagacagttaaattatttatattacacagttagatttaattaatgtgagccacgggttttattaataattattaaacgctttactttgcagcgggagtgcaagaaaaagaggaaacGACTGTGtgaaggcaagttcctaactctctcctcatgatctttaattcccgtgaaagaccccgtgatttctcgtattttatcatctcccttactctaattcggcgcatAGCCTTATTTGATAGATTATTATCCATTTGTGTTAATGTAAATTAAATCCgaaacttctagaattttattccttgtgagcctatgggggtttgtaccgcccccactttttttgggaatgatgttgaacccagcttgggaactaggttcctagacgtccgggtttatttacgattttatcgagtttatttatagtttttctcggatttatttatggttcgattAGAGCTATcaagcagtagggcaggggtcggttgttgatgatattggggtagactattgtacggccctgaagtggaccgtcgggtggacactcctagtcactggccgttgaccggtgccgggcactgctgactagctctgccggtatgtgatttactacacatttagatttattatattgttgtccatgatttaatatgcacatgggtacgggttgcatattgggatattcatttattgagtatgcttggacacggacatgctagcttggttaggttgcatctagcacgggcatatgcatcgcgtgtggtttactatgtgggcatagcatggcctgatgcctggatgtatgggcgccagtgtatcacgttgatgctcactacgccattacatttctatgtgcattacatgtctactggtagtatttagttctcggacgggagtaccgttccgaatGAGCCTCTGGCTCGgatgtcgggagtaccgacatggacaggtgacgggagtactgaCCCGGGACAGCGTGCGctggtttgttggagatatatgttgcctttcagggcagcgacaggttggtacgAGACTTTGGTGCCAGGtatcttgtgtgggccccaaagatcggtatgtgtttttattttgctatgctattgtgttatagcatctcatgacttgtgtgtgcttgggggtttattctggggagagatttcgatttctggttttgtgtagcctccagcctttcctttctttatgcttgctgagtctctcaactcacattgtttttccatcattccaagtagtggcagcgtgggccatggcaagggtgTCATCTcctagcggcagagtcggtatggtgtacaggcagtcccgtttgtccctatcaactctgaaatctgagtaggatttactctattattcttaCTATGCCaagtctttcctcgagtctcgtctatgtcggcacaggagtctgtatttattattgatcttgtgaccactgtgatagcggggtacccgtagtgcatgcgtgtgtttagctttgcttccgttgttcttttttttgtgtatgcatgccagggtggctttgtctcgtgtttcattttttctcttccgTAAGCGCTCCCGTTTGGGTAGTCCGAGTGGTTgtggatatccgggcgggggtgcttactcatgccctgatatgtatccatcacgtagactgcatacatgactatgaaatgcataaacacacgttgatatcatcgatcacgcgcatttgtggccgtagggagtacgaattaGCACCGCTGTtttaccaatggtgcacccatacaccttggtctagaaagagggggccgcaaaaatggtaggcagcatgaggggtgcagttgacacctacgattaaagacattgcatacacacatgatatagcattacgtaccattacttagatgattcattatctaatttgggtttttgcccatgaaatattcaaacgtttcaggtggagattgtagtagattcaaggataaatgaggcatgaaatgacacttatcagagtgcatgaataatgaaatgtatgttacatAACCCCCGTATTTAAGTtatgctactttagattctgaacgctttgagaaatgttgaagatgtaagaatttatttatgattaatgttaagatattaggtttcgatctttgcttccgcatttgatgtgtatagtgattctctttcgagattaatagtTGGGAATTCCGgaacggattcgaggaatgatgtggtttagccttagtgtttgaaagaaaaaaaaattatttattgtcccaatttataacgcgtcgaaaaaacggggcgttacatgaGTGATTCTATCGtaaaaacttgtttgtggcatgtgaatggtttactatgAATATTTTGacttaaaaacttggtttattttggATGGTTCAACCCtatacatgattttttatacaaatgagTTGACTCGTGATAGATTATTTGCATatggatggttcatccaaagtgattatttacatgtgcatcaaattttatactttaaattatgtgcatgaaaatgttgagtttatatgatgcatgatttGTGTTGTGGCATTGGCGTGTTTATGTGTGGTCCATGTAGGATGTGGGGTGTCAACCTGTGTTATGGCACTagagtgatagcactcgggatgcgtgccaATGATTAATGCTACGTGACCCGCTTGAGACGGGGTTGAGACAAACTTCACCTTACGATActcaagtggtggggctgagaatggacaccaccccaatTGGCTCAAGTGACAGGGGATAGTGTTGATTATCTTGTGACCATGGTTGTGTTGAGATCTAGAATGCATTTGAGTAGAAACGTAATATCTAACATGATTTAGGGGTGATACCTGGGTTCATGCATTGAGATTGTCCCTCTTATACAGGATCGTGTTATTCCAATATGTCGGTGTGGTCtggttgcctttagagagatttgTTATTTCCCCGTAGTATGGGTTAAGCGTTGCATGGGATTCTTTTGGGCTATAGTGTGTTGAGATATGTCGGTTTTgctcatggtcttgcatatatcataaaaatgtttttgaactctcatttagatgattcaacatttaattttgagtatatctctagaatattcaaacgttacaAGTGAAAGTAGCGGCGCTAAAAGAAAAAACGTGATcaagatgtagctgctatgtttagttttcgtaggtctttgtctatgattcgatgttcagaggttatgttatattttgttattttcatgtgaaacatcaatttggttatttgactataaaagaaatttgttagttatatatcattgatgTTTCGATTCTGTTtctgctgatgtgattgatattatttatcttagtctattaattattaaatttaataagttgaGAAGGTATAATTGAGATTGTCGAAAAATGATTATgttgtgtatgatgttgaaaaaaaaaaaaaatcccgaaatctcgagttaacgcacgCTTGGGAAATTCAGGACGTTACAGTTATAATGTGTTTTAGACTTTTAGTTacttataaaatacataatataattaataacatatgaatattttgtgaagatgccatatatatatatatatgataatacaGATATTACGTACCTTACACCCAAACTATATATTGCTAAACATGCAAATTAATGCAATAAGACCTCGAATACTTTCGCATGCAAAACCAGGTTTagaactatatatattttatgcttCCACTTTTCCCTCGATCGGCTAATTTAGTTTTTTGGCAAGCTAAATCTAAAATCGTCACCGTTTTGGCCAAGTCCAGTGTAATCTGGTACATTTAAGACTTTTGGCAAGCTAAACCTATGGTACGCCCCGCCCAAATGTTTCAGTACGGCCAAAATGTTCCTCCCACGTGCGTGGCCTATAATACTTAGTCCTCAAATAGTACTTGAGAAGTTATTTTACTCGATCTGTTTATAGATTTGGtttaaatatcataataattctATTCAATTCAATGCATATATAATTCGTTAAAATTGATGCAAATCAtcgatatttatatatactccatatatattatatctaagAACATCCCAAAAATCACGCATTAAATCTTATACCCAAATAAGATCAAGAAAGAtctcaaaaatttctttatggAGCCTTAACAGTCTTTCACACAGTTTATTATCTTATCGCGCAGTTGATCTAATAAATCTCTATCTTTGACTATCAATCTCATGCTCAACTTTTGGGTGCCTCCCATTTCCCATCGCTGGTCAATCCCCACCATCCACtcgttatttattttttaaattttcttatttatgtaGGGTAGGGCTCAACCTAATATCTAATTAATCACatgaattaataataataataataataatcaagttTATGTATTTCTCAcaatattaaagaataaaaacacATCAATGTATCATATAGATCTGATCAGTTGACGTTGTCACATAACAAAATGTAACATAAAATTACTTCAATAATGATTTTGACAAATTCTTGTTGACCAGATTGATGAATTTGGTTATTAAGCCTAAtataacaagaaagaaaaaaaaaaaaacgactTAATTTTACAATTAATGCCATCCGCAATACCCTCACTTTTAATTAAGAGATTGTCATATTCTGGAAGAAACTAAGACAACCAATACCCACAAAATATTCTACTTAGCTACGTCTTCGCGTTGATAaatacaaagaagaagaaggagaagaagaagaaagacggcggcggcggcgggcGGACGACAACACCACTCCTTCATCCAATTGTTTAGGTAAATTAAGAAACATCAGGCAAACGTGCAAATCATTTATATCGAATTCCAGGCTAATAATGTCCAAACCAAAGTTGAAAGCAAAGACAGCTTGATCACAAGGTTGCcactattattattaagaacGATTAATTATAAGTCAATGACACAAGGTATTATCATGACTTTTCTTATTAAATAATTAGGGAtgacaataaatattaattattaatttagaattaaattaaatatataaaaattaagatatagataTAAGACTTACttagaaatttattaaaataagtatgtAAAATATCCAATGAATCccaattattcatttaaaattaaaataaatataaaaattaagataaaagcagaagattaattttaattttttttactgaaataaatatataaatagataaatgaaCGATGAATTGCCATCCTTGTGTACGGTGGTATTTAGTAAGATGCAATTCTTTGATCACATCAAAATAGTGAATAAAATATGTAGATGATAAgtttaaaatgaatattttacTCGGACTAAAATAATGAGACAACCAcgtcaattatttttatataattgacTAAGCTTTCTTATGGCTTGGGCCAAAAAGAGGTAGACTAATTAATTTAACTGGTTTGCTACATTAAtctatcaaattttaataaaaattgagaaaCCCAACACTAATAATCATCATTATTAAAATTACGAGTCAACTCGTACGACTTTAAAAGTCATAAGACTTAAAACGAGTCAACTTGCTTGTAGATCGAGTTTTTATAGAATCAGACTCGATTCACAAGTTTATCGATTCAAATTTATGAGTTTACTGATTCGAGTTTAGTCTTGCCCATAATTTCAatgttagagacaaaaatattttcgtctctaatcaacatacatatatgtatatatatatgcaatcgttgtcaattttcatttttatttttctacaaACCCTAAACGACATTGTGTTTGTGTGCTTGTTGCATCCACTTGATGTGTCCTTCTGCAAACCTTAATCACTATCGATATTGTTTCGgcatttcttctttgtttgttCATCTTGAAAGTTCGAAAAATCAAACCCAATCCAAGTATACAAGTGAATCATGAATGAGAGTGACTATATTTTACTAAATTCGATAATCAATTGTTGTGTGTGCACTATGCTAAGCTCTGTGTTGCATTCAATTGACGTGCTAAGTGAGTCAGTGAGTGTGCTGTGCGACTATGTCTGTGTGTGTACATTTTTATTTGTGATGTTATTATCTACACGTACAAGTAGGTTcagattcaaataattaatcttaaatatgtcCGAATCAGATCATGAGTGagtctaattttatattaagattgatgattaacaagaaacaaatatatatctTTAGTATTAACTTAATTAGTGTAATGACATAATATAGAAGTTtaacaatatttattatttttacgacttagtattttttttttatttttaacaagaaacaatgtttgttgtttgaaattttgattatggatggatgaatgatgaatttATGATAAATGatagatttaatatttaaaaaattcataatatttaatatttttgaaatagataaatgaagtaattttaaaataggcatatgtatttcatttataataaggaatatatcattataaatatatatttatataaattaaaaggtattttaaatttttctttaaaattttacaattttacaatTCAATTTTATTGACCCTCTTACAAtgccacttaaaatctcgattttaataATCTTCCTCCTAATCATTCCAACACTCcaattaatatattaacatatcTCGTTATGCATATCATAATCCAATCTTGTCCGATCTGGTTTGATTGTTGATACCATCTTAAAAATACTTCCTTCCTAAGAGAACATGGAGACAGAACAAGAAGTTTGTATTTATCTgacattaaattaaagaaacatTACATGAATAATGCGCCAGtactctcaaataaaaaataaaataaaataaaatattgcaaGTGGTagaacaataaataaaacattttagctaaattattatttttttatttacatagaTTCATCCTGCCAATCTCTCGCTTGTGGATATACTGGATACTATTTTCTTAAGCATTTGTAGTGTCAATATATTACAGAAAGGAGTTAATATTTATAGTGTGAATATTACTGTATCGAGACTAATTTTCtgcatttaattaaaaaagcaTAAAAGAAACCTAAACAATTGCATGccagaaaataaacaaatcaagaGAGCAACTAAATCAATAGATGAGAGGCCCTGATTTCATTAGTTTAGACACATATTGGTTCACAAAAACCATGTGCTAGCATGATAGTCAACCCATCTTAGTACTATTTAATTACTTGCCTCCAGCTTAGATGTAGCAAAATATATAGTACTATTCCTTGGGAGACATATCGTTTTCAGACTTTTTAATATCATAATCGCCCCTAtttccatgtatttttttttttttgtaacggTGGTGTAATTAACTTAATATAAATAAGAAGTGCTAAGAAGGTTGACAGCTCCAAGAGAAAACCATGGAAGATAGATTAATTAGTATTTTCTTTTACAAGATATATCTTCAACTTATTATTTTTTCGAGTAGTCTAGAGACAAtgtttaatgaaaataaatatgatataagtggtgattaatgataaaaaaattaaatatatatgaccCCTCATGTGATTAGACCATTCATTTatctattaaattatttatcaacATATGTCTTAAAGTATTGGCTGGGACAAACAAAGATCGATCATTCATGTACCTAATGCATTGAATACTGTCGTCCACCATAAATACATATTGGTGCAAACAAGCATGGTCTGAATGTGATAATTTTGTGATGGACCCAGAAGAGCACTATATATTCCCCCATTCTTTCTTTCACATGAGGAAgctaaaaaatagatattaaaaataaagccCCTACCTACCGAAGAAACAATGACAGGCGaacatttaaaaacaaattttaattagtacGAATGGGAGAGGGAGAGACCATACTGGTCTGACGACTGACTAAACTTGGAGTCTTCGACATGATTAAAGCTGCCCTCACTCTGCCTCTGAGTTCCTTCCAAGGATCCTACCCAGTAATTTCTTTTGTATATCCATCCAtggatatatatttattcatgaATTAATTGAACCAGTTCAAGCTGATCTCTCAATTCTCATCATCATCGACATTCATTCCGACCGAGAGGCCACATGGCTTCTTTCGACCGGAGCTTCTCTAAAAGCTCTCTGCTGCTGTCGCAAGAGGATGGCTCCCTTCTCGACGCCATCCGCTTCCTGTTTTTCCGGCGTGTCGGCAAGGCAGAGTTCATAGCCTGTCCTGCCCAGGAACAGTTACAGGAGAGCTTCAAGTACAGGTGGATCATATTTCTCTCCATCTCGGTCCAGAAGCTTCTCCAAGCTGTGGCCAAGCCCATGGCTTGGTTCGGGTCTCTTCTGGAGATGTGGCTCAACCTCCTCTCCAGCAACACCAACTTCTTCCTCATGCTGTGGAACCTGCTCCGAGGTATTGCGTTTTGTTTTATCGATCGGCTagttttgtttctaattttctggaaattaattGTATCAGTGTTATAATGGGGCTGATTGATGGCAAGGATTCatcatgtatataaatattgGTGGTGTAGGGAAGCTGGTGATTCCTGACAGAAAGTCAGCAACTTTTTTGTCGATTATTGGACATGTAGACAGCCGAGTGGAGTTAGACAAAGACATCAAACACGGGGATAGCAGATACAATGCTGCACTGTCTATGATGGCTTCTAAAGCATCCTATGAGAATAAAGCCTACCTCCAAACTGTTGTCACAGATCAATGGAAGGTAAAGTATCTTTCTTCCATTACATGAGAATTCTTTTCAAGGGGATGATGGATAAGAAGACCTTTAGGTAGATAGAGTTTAAGACCGGTAGATATACATAGAGTTCAAGTCGATCTCATACAAACTTCAATCTTATTTATTGTGAATAGAACATGTGAATATATGTGATCTAATTGGAGTAGCCGTTTATAAAAAGACCCGACCATGGATGATGGAGTCCAATTATTAAAGTTGTGcgtccattatatatatatataatatccaAATAAGAAAGTTCTCTCTCAGATGATTTTTACTTTTGTATGAGTAAAAACTATAATGTGagaatttttgtaatttagttGAACAAAAATAGATAACGAATGGAACTTATCTCATTATTGTAAGATTTTAGGAATTAAGATGGAAACATGTGgaattttttatgctttttattcttttgactTTTGTATGTGATTTGACAAGGATAAATCTGGATTAATTCTGAACTagtaattattgaatattttgcAGATGGAGTTCATGGATTCCTTCGATTTCTACAACGGTGAGAAGCAGACTTTTGCatcattacaaaattaatatgtATACAGCGAATTATTAGTCTCTTGTTAAGCGTTGTCTCAAGTATAGGATGATAAGAATATGAGTTATATCAGTGTATTTGAGGgccaataaaatattaaatagatatttatatCTCAATCATGTAATTAGTGATAATTaaggtttaaattataaatatttaataattttcattaGAATATCAGTCCacctttataaatagaggataaaGGGTGTGCGTGCAATAGATTTTTCTCATTCTGTGGTCTGTGAGTCCTGATTGTTTATAAGAGGAAGACTAGATGCCTGTTAGTTTTGTACTCTTTAAGGACAAATAATTGGGGCGTTCTTTCTCATTCTGTGGTTTGTGAGTCCTGATTGCTTCTAAGAGGAAGACTAGATGTTGTTAGTTTTGTAATCTTTGAAGGACAAATAATTGGGGCGTTCGGAATAGAAATGAGCGAAGGCACTATTGCTGTATTGATTGAACTTTTGTAAATAAAGACTGCTCTAGTTTCAAGACTAGATGCAGTGCCATTCATGTGGCATGATTAAGCAGGATAAAATTCTGTCTTCTAGTATGAtttgtgtgttttatttttgattaattttttttttattatatgctTGTATTGTAGTTTGTTCGCAGATAGTTAGGAGTGAATTGTTTTTAGAGGATTACAAGGCTGTCAGTCCTCTGGTAACAGTCTCAAATATTAAATTcctatatatgatttttcagaGTATCAGAAGAAATCTACGACACAAGCATTCGTGTTCCGCGACAAGAATGTCGAACCGGAGCTCATCGCCGTTGCCTTCAGAGGCACCGAACCCTTCGACCCAGATGCATGGTGCACCGATTTCGACATCTCCTGGTACGAGCTCCCCGAAATGGGGAAAGTCCACCGTGGCTTTATGAGGGCTTTAGGTCTACAGAATTCCACTGGCTGGCCCAAGGACATTCAACTGGCCGACAACCAGCCGATGGTGGCATACTACGCCCTCCGAGAATTGCTGAGAAAGCATTTGCACGACAAAGCCAAGTTTATAGTGACCGGCCACAGCTTGGGCGGCGCTCTGGCGGTGCTTTTTCTGGCGATTTTGGCGTTTCATGGCGAGGAATGGTTGCTGGAGAGACTAGAGGGGGTTTACACGTTTGGACAGCCTAGGGTAGGAGATGAGAAGTTCGGCGATTTCATGAAACAGCAGCTAAGTAAATACAGCATTCGATACCACAGGTTCGTGTATAGCAACGATATGGTGCCTAGGTTGCCGTACGATGATTCGACGTTCATGTTTAAGCACTTTGGGACGTGCATTTACTTTAACTGCTTCTATAAAGCCCAGGTGAGAGAACCTGTTTTGGATGTTTAATTAGCTAGGGTCTGTTTTGACATTACTGTAACATTTTTGCTATCCAATGGCAATAAGTGAAACGCTGGTTAGCAGGTCGTTTCAGAGGAGCCGAACAAGAACTACTTCTCGCCATTATCAGCTATACCCAAGATTGTAACTGCGATCTGGGAGCTGATTAGAAGCTTCACCATTTCGTACACCAAGGGAGCGGATTACAGAGAAGGGTGGATGCTTCGATTCGTGCGGTTAATGGGATTGGTGGTGCCGGGCGTGTCGGCTCATTCCCTACAAGATTACGTGAATGCTACCCGCTTGGGATCGCCGGACGTATATCTGCAACCGCATGATGATCACAAGGATCAACAGAGCATCCAGTGTTGAAATCGAGAAACTACTCTTTGTATATATTGTGTGTTTTGAAATTGCCGTATCTGCTGCCACAAGTATCATTGAATT from Diospyros lotus cultivar Yz01 chromosome 6, ASM1463336v1, whole genome shotgun sequence encodes:
- the LOC127803667 gene encoding triacylglycerol lipase OBL1-like isoform X2; the protein is MASFDRSFSKSSLLLSQEDGSLLDAIRFLFFRRVGKAEFIACPAQEQLQESFKYRWIIFLSISVQKLLQAVAKPMAWFGSLLEMWLNLLSSNTNFFLMLWNLLRGKLVIPDRKSATFLSIIGHVDSRVELDKDIKHGDSRYNAALSMMASKASYENKAYLQTVVTDQWKMEFMDSFDFYNEYQKKSTTQAFVFRDKNVEPELIAVAFRGTEPFDPDAWCTDFDISWYELPEMGKVHRGFMRALGLQNSTGWPKDIQLADNQPMVAYYALRELLRKHLHDKAKFIVTGHSLGGALAVLFLAILAFHGEEWLLERLEGVYTFGQPRVGDEKFGDFMKQQLSKYSIRYHRFVYSNDMVPRLPYDDSTFMFKHFGTCIYFNCFYKAQVVSEEPNKNYFSPLSAIPKIVTAIWELIRSFTISYTKGADYREGWMLRFVRLMGLVVPGVSAHSLQDYVNATRLGSPDVYLQPHDDHKDQQSIQC
- the LOC127803667 gene encoding triacylglycerol lipase OBL1-like isoform X1, with amino-acid sequence MASFDRSFSKSSLLLSQEDGSLLDAIRFLFFRRVGKAEFIACPAQEQLQESFKYRWIIFLSISVQKLLQAVAKPMAWFGSLLEMWLNLLSSNTNFFLMLWNLLRGKLVIPDRKSATFLSIIGHVDSRVELDKDIKHGDSRYNAALSMMASKASYENKAYLQTVVTDQWKMEFMDSFDFYNEYQKKSTTQAFVFRDKNVEPELIAVAFRGTEPFDPDAWCTDFDISWYELPEMGKVHRGFMRALGLQNSTGWPKDIQLADNQPMVAYYALRELLRKHLHDKAKFIVTGHSLGGALAVLFLAILAFHGEEWLLERLEGVYTFGQPRVGDEKFGDFMKQQLSKYSIRYHRFVYSNDMVPRLPYDDSTFMFKHFGTCIYFNCFYKAQQVVSEEPNKNYFSPLSAIPKIVTAIWELIRSFTISYTKGADYREGWMLRFVRLMGLVVPGVSAHSLQDYVNATRLGSPDVYLQPHDDHKDQQSIQC